In Zingiber officinale cultivar Zhangliang chromosome 11B, Zo_v1.1, whole genome shotgun sequence, a single window of DNA contains:
- the LOC122035238 gene encoding bZIP transcription factor 11-like, with product MASPSTVTNSSGSSLLQNSISSEDLKAVMDQRKRKRRISNRESARRSRMRKQQHLDDLNSELRQLREDNAKVLTSLSLITQRYFEVETENSVLKIQLVEISNRLMALDDILQCCLSGSNAVSRGGFISPWKSMCMNQNKQIVASTGQNMRQFLY from the coding sequence ATGGCGTCTCCCAGTACTGTAACTAATAGTTCAGGATCCAGCCTGCTCCAGAACTCCATCTCCAGCGAGGACTTGAAGGCGGTGATGGATCAGAGGAAGCGGAAGAGGCGGATCTCGAACCGCGAATCGGCGAGGAGGTCGAGGATGCGCAAGCAGCAGCACTTGGACGATCTGAACTCGGAGCTGCGCCAATTGAGGGAGGACAACGCCAAGGTCTTGACGTCCTTGAGCCTCATCACGCAGCGCTACTTTGAAGTGGAGACAGAGAACTCTGTGCTCAAGATTCAGTTGGTGGAGATCAGCAACAGGCTGATGGCTCTCGATGACATCCTTCAGTGCTGCTTGAGTGGATCCAACGCCGTCTCCCGCGGTGGCTTCATCAGTCCATGGAAGTCGATGTGCATGAATCAGAATAAGCAGATCGTGGCTTCGACTGGGCAAAACATGCGTCAATTCTTGTACTGA